From the genome of Triticum aestivum cultivar Chinese Spring chromosome 1A, IWGSC CS RefSeq v2.1, whole genome shotgun sequence:
acaagaattcccacctatgaaactcccgaatctttccggttatgcaatcaggtgttggggatacaggggaagcataatatctcacccaaatctagcaaatcctacatccagctgtatccatccttcaacacataaccgagaaaactttggaaaccatctacctcaaccttcgaaaaagcaTCCGTTATGCAAGTTATGGCAATattcctgaactcccgccccagtactgggtggcgacgaggttatctcaccaacgaactgcataaaagagattttcgatgtcggtgtactaaactcaggtattccagaactgcaacgataaaattatgacgacaacacctcggagctcaactccccgggacactgccacaacccctaaagacaggaggcaccaagaacaatgttttcgtcacaaaaccatcggaacgattccaagatacccgcgtgatcctaaatttttttttgtgaaatttgagaagagaagagtcaaaactctacgtcaggatgccttaccagagcgacgaggagactgggaagtaaaaagaattcctaaactctccgatatataattcctaaatgactcaaaacatttttctagacacaactcggccgctaataacgatcaagtaatgggggctcctaaggtcggggaaggctctgattaccaacttgtaacgccctcgatggggctatatctcctacgtgtcgaggcacgacttagaggcataaccgcattgaaagcaatgtcgcaagttaggcaatcttcacaacatcccatgtaatatagataataaaagggtagatacatagttggcttacactcgccacgtcaatcaaagtacataaatagcattacaacattcaaacactcatggcccgactacggcgccaaaataaaagaacaacccaacatgcgacacggtcccgatcaccccaactgggcaccactactgatcatcagggaaagacacgtagtatcggcgtgagtcctcgtcgaactcccacttgagctcaagcgcgtcatctggagcggaatcatcagtccctgcatctggtttggaagtaatctatgagccacagggactcagcaatctcgcaccctcgcgatcaagactatttaagcttatgggtaaggcaaggtaaatatgtggagctgcagcaagcgactagcatatatggtggctatcctgttcgcaaaagagagcaagaagaggaggcaaagcgcgagcgagaaactagagatcAACCTGCGCaatcattactccaacaccgtgttcacttcccggactccgccgagaagagaccatcacggtaactcacaccgttgattcattttaattaagttaagattcaagttatctacaaccggacattaacaaattcccatctgcccataaccgcgggcacggctttcgaaagttcaaaaccctgcaggggagtcccaacttagcccatgacaagctctcgcggtcaacgaaggaatagacctcctcccgagacattccgatcagactcggtatcccggtacaacaagacactttgacaagttaaaacaaatccagcaacaccgcccgaatgtgctgacaaatcccgataggagctgcacatatctctttctcagggcacactcagattgtcttaggtaagggtaggccagcccagggttgcccctggtggccaccggcagctgacaggtggaccaacactcataggagcactggcctggggggggggtttaaaataagatgaccctcgggctccggaaacccaagggaaaaagaggctaggtggcaaatgataaaaccaaggttgggcattgctggaaaagctttaatcaaggcgaactatcaatgggttcccattatcacccaaccgcgtaaggaacgcaaaatccgggaacataacaccgatatgacggaaactagggcggcaagagtggaacaaaacactaggcgagaggccgagcctttcaccctttaccaagtatatagatgcattaagataacatggcaatataatgatatcccaacaagtaaataatgttccaacaaggaacggtctccaatcttcacctgcaactagcaacgctataagagaggctgagcaaagcggtaacatagccaatcaacggtttgctaggacatggtgggttagaggtttgacgtggcaatttgggaggcatgataagcaagtggtaggcatcgtagcataggcatagcaaaagagcgagcatctggcatagcaaagatagtagtgatttcgagggtatgatcatcttgcctgcaaagttgtcagagttgactggatcctcgaaagcaaactcaacgggctcctcgttagagaactcgtctctcggctctacccaaacaagacaaacaagcaacaaggacacaatcaaccacgtgcgaactcaaacaacatgatgcaaagatgatatgctatgcgagatgcaatatgggatgcatatgcaagatttgacaaggaatgcatgaaccgggcctcaacttggaaatccaagtgtgtcactggaaagatgagatgaaattgcttgaaaacgatataaagaacgccggaatcggagttacggtttggaaatggcaagcgattcaaatatgaccacgttctgcgatttacagaaagtagccatctaaatgcaacaagatgaacatgctacagcacccaaacatggcaacaaaatacatggaagggatatattcatgatgcttaacaaaagactagcactgagctacgtccaattcatccattaacaggctcaaacaagcatggcaaaaatgcatttggcaaacagatttcagacttagtgaaattaacacttgtctggaatttcagatcaggtagcacactttggagcatcaaaacaatatgctacatgacctgaacatggcaaagtaaagcatggcatggagctactcaaagagcttaacaaaagttccttagtgaccttgagccaaaagggatcggaaaatacatttgcaagcatgtgaacatggcaaaaatataatcagttctcagactttgtgaaaaactggagcatgctgaaacagataacaagtaggcatgtttacgagctcgatgcactcactacagagcaaaacatgataatctaagcatacacccatcaataatacacaaaataaaagctagaaatggcaagaacaataacatagcatgcatggatcaactacaacatcctcggcaaaatcgctaacaagtagacaatctccccagattcacgaaatgacaaaagtagagctcgattgactcaagctagggtgctccataaatgcaaacaaagacatggatggatagagcactacaagattaacaaaacatccttactgatcatcctcaaaaggggcacggatcactaggaatcaacatgaacatatgacatattgagataaacagctgaaggacttagtggaaatgctaagtccctgaaatcagcattaacgaatgcaccactttgtaagcttgtgctagtcaccacacacatcacaaaaatacatgggttgcacctctggatagatggaaaaaacatataacaaaactcatgaagagctcaggggcatatcttgcacacaataatcatggcaaaaattacaaatatctaattggagcagcaaatctgacaattatctcaaatagtattattctaacagcattttgggcatcaagatgaattcaaatgaaaatgatgcaatgagatgaaatgatgtactctctgagatgaacattttgatatgctatatgtccaaaacggagctacggatgcaaagttacggcacgatgaacatagccaaaaaatttagggtttcgggcaaaaagtcaacccgatGCAATTTTGGATCTGAGATCTGCACGGTTCCCGATGTGGCTCACCGGAGTTATTGTAGCAAGAACCGTCGGAGTTGGAAGGGGCCGGCCGGTGAGGAGGTCGAGAAGGAGACGCGGGCCGGGGTGGCCGCGGGCGGCGCCGTCGAGGaccgcggcggcgaggggcggcatcCGACGGGatggggcggcgcggcggagcggtgtcggagctcgccggagttcgggcggcgAACGGCGTGCGGTGGCGGGGCGAGGTAGGAGAAGAGGCAGCCAGCGCGGGCGCCTCTGGCCCAGGCGTCGACGGGAAAGGGCCGGCCTTGGGCCCTCGCGGGCCTCGGCGGgagtggcggcgatgtggggctcgcgggctgacgtggcggcggcggagcgggtcggacaatgtccggcccggcggactttgtccggcggcggcgggtgtggatggatctagggttttgggaggaaggggaaggagaaattCGGGGTTGtttttaaataggcatagagggagctaggagggtccaaatgaggCGCGATTATCGGCCACgcaatcatgatcgaacgctctagatgatggagaaggttttgatggttttgggccaacttggagggatgttgggctgcaacacacatgaggccttttcggtccctcggttaaccgttggagtatcaaacgaagtccaaatggtacgaaatttgacagacggtctaccggtagtaaaccaaggccgcttggcaagtctcggtccaatccggaaatgtttaatccccacacacgaaagaaaggtagaaatgaccaccggaggagaacgaagcgccggaatgcaaaacgggcaacggggaaaatgctcgaatgcatgagatgaacatgtatgcaaatgcaatgcacatgataacatgatatgagatgcatgacaacgataacaacacacggaggcaaaaacccgaacccgagaaaataaaataacttaacgccggaaacggcaagagttggagtacatattgggtaaatcacatctGCGGTGttacacatctagatgtgctctagttattgcacatctaagtgactcaatcaagctagaaagaaagaaaaaaatgcttGCACAAATCTTAGCGTAAAATCAATGACATGGAACTTAGATAtgcaatacttagagcacatctagatgtgcttaaGCAAAACTAATAGAATTTATGCCCCACGGATCATAAACTCGCGTTCTTCACCCGctttcattccctaaaaaaacctCGATACCATGTGGTAGCGGACCAGACGGTGAACATGCCCTCAAGGGCCAAGGCAAGTTCTTCGTACGAGCCATGCATGTTGAGATCCACCTTCCTGCCCACGGCCTATCTGTCAAACCATACCTACAACAGCTGCCCCTTCTCCCCCTGAACTTTGTGCGAGTCGGATTCATTAGTGAGGACCTTGCTAGATTCGGGGTCCAAAGAACTGTCTCTCGTCTGACTCTAACATTGAATACcttatattatgagacgaaggGAGTATAATTTAAAATTGTTTGATTTTAAATTCAAAATTCGTTCGAAGAATTCAGGCGAAAAACCCTTCACAATTCTGATTATCACTAGCTATGATTATATATATCATCAGAGGGCCAAGCCACCCCCCTACCAAACTAATGGGTTGTGCCCTCTTCTCTTTTGGGACAAGTGGCTTTTCTCTTTTGGGACAAGTGGCTTTTCTCCGAATTTTCATACCCCTCCTTTCATATATATATAGGACCTAATACGTATTTAAGGTAGAATATAATCAATGATAAAACTATTAGTATTTAAGATGTATGATATACTCCTTAcgtttggaattacttgtcacaTGCATGGATGTATCAACTCTGTTATAGCCATTTCTATACATTTAATGTACTATATGGATAGAGGAATACATAAAGTTGAACATAATAAAATAAGAAATTGTTGAAATTGTTCGTTTGAAAATTTCCCGCAACATGCATGTTGCATGTCATTGTGCTAACCCTGCTGACCCGTGGTTAAAGGTAGCCTCGAATAATGTATATATCATGAGCGATTATAAGAAGTCAAAGAATTGAAGTTGGGACTCACTGAGCGTGAGTGCTTGACCGAAAGGAGAAAGGAGGAGCCGGATAGCTCACATAGGAAAGAGACCCATCCTCACAAGTCCATAGCCGATCCTCGCAGAATCTAACTGATCAACAAAGTCAAGCACATAGACAATTAGTGGCACGCAGATTCGAGACACCGCTAGCTGCACTCGAAGTACATCAAATCAAATGATATTATAGATCACGAAACAGCGGCAGGCTACTAGCCCATTACACTCATTTAGTTCCCACTAATCCGAAACCATTGACGGTCTCGAAAAAAAAACAGGCACTCACGCTTAATAATTTTACAATTCTTTGCTGTATTCAGCTTGCACCATACATACGCGCTTGTTTATCTACAGAAGAATGATGCATCCGACTCCGGGAATGGTAGAATTTAATAATAGGTTGCTTAATATAATACgagtaattaattaattactgAAGCTGCTGCTGTCTTGCTTGCTGCTTGGTGGGGCTTCCGTCTCCTGATTGATCACATGACCAGCTCCGACACCCACCCCAGGTCCGGCCCGTCGTCCTCCGTCACCGCCGGCAGCGTTCCTGACGGTGCTGCGTTGGCGAAGCTGAGCTGCTGCATTGCGAGCATGATCTCCCCGAcctcggcgtcggcggcggcggcgtcgtctaTGGCGTCCAGCCAcctcatcctgccctccacgggcgACACCGGGGGCGACTCCCAGAGCGCCGTCAGCGTGGACTTGGGCGACAGCGCCGGCGGCGAGTCCGGCCCCGGCCCCTTGTGGTGGGAGGCGAGGCGGAGCTCCCCGGCCGCGTGCGCGAAGAAGCAgacgcggcggcggcaggccgGGCCGGCGCGGCAGGGGCGGGTGCGGTAGCGGGACGGGTGGAGCCAGAGCTCGAAGGTGCCGTGCGCGAACGGGCAGGAGGACCCCCGCGGGCACGCGGCGCCCGGGCGGCGGCGGAAGTCCGGGCAGGGCTCCCCCGCGTAGGCCACGCGGCGCGGGTCccggcgccgcgccgcctcccccgGGTGCGCGTAGGGGCAGGCCGTCCAGTCGTGGCTCcgcgcgcgcgcgcaccgccgcACCTTGAACTCGTACATCATGAACTCGTCGTCCGCCTCCGCGTCCGCGTCGGTATCGACGGCAGACTGATGGTCCCCGTgggaggcgccggcggcggcggcggaggaggagaggtactCCCCCAGCGCGGCGAGCAGCTGCGGCGGGAACTCCGGCTCGGCGGCCCAGGAGTAGGCCAGCGCGGCCGGGTCGAGCAGCAGGCCGTGCTCATGCCCGTGGCTCGCCATGGCCGTCCTTGTCCTTGtcagagggggagagggaaagagagaggtgTGATGACACGCCGTGACGGTaaccggcggcggtggtggtggtggtggtgtgggggAGCAGGGCGTGGGGCGGGTGGCGCGTCGCTTTATAGTACCGGCAGGTGGCGCGGCGGGGGGCGGGACGCGCGCCGGTGCGGGGAGGGGCGGTATCGCATGGACCGCTGTTGGTTGCGGGCGGGGGGCTATCGGCGTGGGGTGGTTTTGGCGCGGGGCGGGGTACGTGGGGGTGGGCGAGGGTACGTGGAGCGCCGTCGAGGCGGGTGCTGCATGTTGCCCGCCACGTCGCGGCCGGGATGGTttctctcctccgccgccggcacgcacgcacgcaccccgcCCGCCtttatttttcttcctcttctgGATTCTAGACATAGAGAACGGACGTTTGGCTCCCGGGAGCCATGGAGGCCTTTTTTTGAAAAcaaatcaaaattcaaacttttcggtttcaaaaaaatctgaaaaaattgtGCAAGTAAACAAGTATGTTATgcctatgtgtgtaaaatttcagaatGAAAAACGTTGAAATGtgacctgtacaaaaaagacaaattcctggtCCGGGAGGAGGAATAGTGTCATGTGTTAAAAAgcctcagatttgtcttttttgcacagccctcatttcaacttattttgccctgaaaatttacacacgtgTGTGTTAGGCCTTCATATATATGTgtgttttttttcagaattttttgaattgtAGAAaatatgaaattcaacaaaattcaaATTTTCCAAAGCCGAGCTCCCCTCCAAAGACAATATCCGTTCTGGTGCTCTCGTTTACGGCTGATCAGGGGCGGTTTGTTTCTCTCTCTGGGTTCCCATTTCCGGGAGCAGAGGCCACACGGCGCAACACAGGAGACAGGACACGCTGGGCAAAAGTTTACCGTACGTACCACCTTACGTGTGATGAAGGTATACTTGTGTTTCTGAGCGGTGCGTGTATGACGGTATTGATTACGAGTGCGTCTGGCTTGCGTGATTGCATCAGCTGAATGAGGAGCTTGTGAGGTTTCGTGCACAACAGTTTTTACACGTAGGCGCAGGTGCTGTGTGTCTTCCCGTGCTCACAGCTCACGCCCACGAATCCTATGGAAATTGGAGCGCAAACTGTGGTCGAGCGCAGCCCGCGGCTGTCCGCAGCGAACCGGTGCTGCCGACTCAAGAAACCACACTCTTCACGCGGGAGAATATGACATGGAAACCACATTCGAAAGGTTCGAAAAAAATCTGAAAAACAAAAGAGACGAAatcttaagaggatgatgttttatggCCATGCAAAATTTCAAGTCGAAACACATACAAGATGTGAGCTATAAAAAAAACTAATAGAGTGTCCGTGCGTTGTCACGGGCTCTTGAAATAGCTTACAAGAGTTACATGTTAAATTTCATACATACAAATAATATAACACAAACACAATTGTTTAATAACTGAAGTCCATTTTTACAATGTAAATTGATAACATAAAGAAAAATTAACGACATGTCCATGTAACAAACTGAGCGATGTTCCAACTAAACATTTATTACAAAACTATTAATGCCTAGATGATGCGCTTAAAAAATTCATTCATAATATCAGAAAAGTTTTCTTTAGCTTCATTCCTACGATGTTTTGGGAAGTATAATAAAAACTGCTTCCTCAATTCATACTCATCCTGCACAAACAATACatgtagttagtatgaaaattTCACGCCGAAGGTCCTAAAACATATAACGGACAATACTCACCGTGTAAATCGGCTTGACCAATTCTTTACCGTTCCAtcagagcataaaatgaaaaacaaaatagccagacaCATTCCTACAAAACTTTAAATTAATAATATAAAAAATATAGTGATAACAAAAGAAAATGTTTTTGTTATGAATTCATTACCTGTCTATACTCGTTGGAACACCGAATGGAAATAAACGTTGCCATTTAGATATATCATAATTCCAACTAAGCAGCTTTATTTCaagtgcttctttgaaatcccttgtAAAACTTTTTAATTTTAGTGCATGTCTCAAATTTTTATCCTCTAAcaattgtgatgtttgaataggatCCATAATATATAGACGACGTGCCTCTTTGTCGATGACGTACAAGATGTATCGGACGATGAATGCAGAGGGGAGATAAATCTACAAATGGAGCTATTAGAAACaacaataaaccatgataacaatggacAAAGTAATTTACTTACCTTGTTGCACGATGAGATGTCGTTGTCCATCCCAGACCAGctatcaaataatgttgccaaTGTCTGGATAGTTTCCTTCTCGCAAAACTTCTGACCTCGTGTTGACTCTAGCATCATGGACTAAGTAAAAAAATATTGTTTCAACATGTTGATACTAATGACACATAGAATGAAGAGTTACGATAACCGACACAAAATCGTAGATCCAATAGTGTACAGGAGGGTCTGTAAACAATACTCCCTCGTCACATGCCAGCATATGCACGGCGGTGTTGAAGCAATCATTGTTCATTGGCTGCTCCATGTTAAGTATGCACTGAAGTTTCTTAAGACTTAAGCCCATTGGATCGGGTGTCGAGCTCCGGACCCATACCTTCCTATAAATTGGATGGTAAGGAGAACAATAATATAGACCCGCACATTAAATATTGATACATGATACTTACTCCAAACACCCGGCATCATCGATCGACATGATGTAGTTGCAAAGGTCGGCAAGTAATTCACATTGGTCCGTGGGTATGATAGTGATTGGGGTAGGACGTTTGTCTTTGACTACGTCAGATGGATTCTCCAGGATCTCGAGATCAGAATTAGCTAAAGTTTCTTCATCGTCAGGTTGATGGTATATGAGACCTCCTTTTAGCTTATTCAGCTCTGAATCGAGCAAAATGACTGCTATATTTTGTCGAAAATGTTTCATATCCtcctacaatatatatatatatatatatatatatatatatatatatatatatatatatatatatataaacaaattATATAATAGTTTGAGATAAAAAGACGAGATAATGTATAAAAGTAAAATATCTGGGTGAACTGGTCTGACAGTCCATGTGATTTCCAGTATTCCATATAATTTAGCATAAACAGTCCACATGAACGCTATAATATTATAAAATAATCCTTTAGAATATCACACAGATGAATCAAATAAACAAACCATTGTAATAACTGCTTACCCATCGGTTTGTATTGCCTCATGAAACTGCTCTACAACCGTCCATTTTGTAACATTGAGATCGGGCCACTTATGACCTCTGATAAACTCCGGACTATGCTCTACAAGTTTCAGACGCTTCTCGAGTCCTAGTAACTattttatatatgagaaatattaGGAATCAAGGTAAACAAAATATATGCTAAGATGAGTGAAAAAAATAGATAGTTACCATAGTAGCAAAGGTCATTGCGTTTGACCCGAGAACCAAGTGAGTCCAATACTTGAATCTCATGTTTTTTGGCATTGGCGACTGCTAGATACCAATGGTAGCCcggcatgttaatcggaatgaataACTGGTATAAATATCATACAAGTCATGGTCGTAATTAGATATAAATATTAATAAATCATTATACATATACATATTATGAATCAAATAAAAACAATCCGTAATTATATGCATGGATAACGAGACAAAAACTAACCATATCTTGTTGTAGATAAGTATTAACATGATGCACGATGCAGTGATATTTTGATGGGTCTATGTCTCTTTCCCTGTCTTCTTTTATCTGACCAGATACAAATGTGCTAATAATGTGTACCTTTTCACCCGCCCTGTCTTGTAGATGGTCGTGAGCAAGCATGCAATATATGTAAGCATTTATCACCTGTAATAGGCATTTAGATTATATTTATATTTTATGATATTGTATATTGTTTATATTATTAATTACAAAGTTTGTGCAATTGTTCTTACACCGTCATGTAAGAACATATCATCTTTCATAAGGCATTCCAAATCATTGGTTGATAACAAGGCATCTGCAATGTCCACGAACTGGGTATTCTTGGGGGCAGACTTGATTGATTCGATGACTGTAATATCCCTAGGGGTACAAACATAGTCTGTCGAATTTATAAACAAATGAGCTAACTTCAATCAAAATGAGCAAAATTAGTTGGATACAAAAGGCAATATCACAAAAATAAGATTGATAATAATATTAAAAAAATACCTTGTGGGATAACATGTAAATTAACATCCTTTTTTGGTTTGTTATGAGATATAACCTCTTTGGGATTTTTATGTTGTGAATTTTCGTCCCCTTTCAGTGACATCGCATCTGAACCATCGATGAATTCTTTCCGGGCATCTCCAAAGTCCATATCCATGTCTCCTGTattctaaaaaaacaaaaatataaaaatatccctTCCGTTTATCATCTATAAGATACATACAGAGGAAGGTCAGCTATATGCACCTCTTCTCGTTGTGTTTCAGTGTGgtctgtcatcattgcatcagtgCGTATGTCGGAACCCATCAATTTATATCTATGCTGAAATATAATTAATATTTTTTACTGCATCATaaaattatatataatatataataaaACTGAATGTGAAACTAACACATCTATTTTCTCTgctaataaaaaaacatttggatATATTAGAAAAATATGCTGTTTAAATCATTTTACTAACACAACAATTCAGGGAAAACAACAAACTATAATGTTCATATATAAGTAAGTAGGCATCTAAAATTGCTTAAATTATTTTAAATTAATTGTATAGGCTATGGAAAAATTGTGAAACAAAAACTAAAACAAACAAACCAACATAAATCAAGTATATTTGTTTTTTGTATGATTTTTTTGTGATACCATTAGTATATGTAATAAGCATAAAAAACTTATTTTTATGAaccatgttatatatatatatatatatatatatatatatatatacaaatttGTTTATTTTGTGAGGTATGCATACTGTAAATATATATGTTATTTTGTGAGGTATAAAAATAATTACAAAAAAAATTCATCACAGCACTAATAACAACTATACAATGATGAAATATATATGATGAAATATAAATGATATTTCCTACTGCATCATATAATTACATATAATATATAATAAAAACAAAATTGAAACTAACACAACTTTTTCTATGCAAAAAGAAAACATATTTGGTATTATTAGAAATATATGTTGTTTAAATACATGTCCTACCCCATGAAAATTTGGAAAAAACAACAAACTATAATGTTCATATATAAGTAAGTAGTCATCTGAtaattatttaaattatttatgtaCGCTATGGAAAACCGTCCAACAAAAAAAACATGCAAACAAACCTTCTTCAATCAAGTATATTAGTGTTTTAACATGACTTTTTTGGTGATACCCTTGGTGTATTTAATAAGTATAAAAATATTTACTTTTATGAACCATGTTTAATATTATacatttttttttgtttctgtgAGGTATGTATACTTTTAATGTCTATATGCACAGTATTTTTTGAGTGATTATCCACAGATTACTTTTAATGTCTTTACTTTTATTGTTTCTGCCAGTATTACACGGGCCAGGCGCAGCACAAATGCATCACGGGCTGGCGCGACAGCCCACCTACCCTGCTCGACAGCCTCTCAGCTCACTCGCCGCGTTCGCCTTTCCACCTACCCCGCCACATACCTTATCCAAACCACTCGCTCCTCTCCCCTCCACTCACTTCATCTCCCACTTTCCCCTCCGCCACCGCATCGCCACGTGCGTCCACGAGCTGGCGGCCACGCGACTCCGCCCGCCGACCGCCGCATCAGTCCCTCTCCTCTCCACTCCTCTTTCTCGCAACCTCTCGCCCTCTCACCTCCCCTCGCCGCATCGCC
Proteins encoded in this window:
- the LOC123179796 gene encoding zinc finger CCCH domain-containing protein 37-like, which translates into the protein MASHGHEHGLLLDPAALAYSWAAEPEFPPQLLAALGEYLSSSAAAAGASHGDHQSAVDTDADAEADDEFMMYEFKVRRCARARSHDWTACPYAHPGEAARRRDPRRVAYAGEPCPDFRRRPGAACPRGSSCPFAHGTFELWLHPSRYRTRPCRAGPACRRRVCFFAHAAGELRLASHHKGPGPDSPPALSPKSTLTALWESPPVSPVEGRMRWLDAIDDAAAADAEVGEIMLAMQQLSFANAAPSGTLPAVTEDDGPDLGWVSELVM